The following proteins are co-located in the Rhodococcus opacus B4 genome:
- the rpmF gene encoding 50S ribosomal protein L32, which produces MAVPKRRMSRANTRSRRAQWKAPVPALVTVTVGGITHRVPRRLVKAVQSGLIDSRDL; this is translated from the coding sequence ATGGCAGTACCGAAACGCCGTATGTCCCGCGCCAACACTCGCTCCCGACGCGCCCAGTGGAAAGCGCCCGTCCCGGCCCTTGTCACGGTGACCGTTGGCGGCATCACCCACCGAGTTCCGCGGCGACTGGTGAAGGCGGTGCAGTCGGGTCTGATCGACTCTCGCGACCTCTGA
- a CDS encoding NAD(P)/FAD-dependent oxidoreductase — protein MSKELPGQASVVVIGGGVIGASIAFHLAESGVSDVVLLEKDELACGSTCKAAGGVRASFSNEANIAIGLRGLEVYSRFAQEYHQEIDFSRDGYLYLLSDQENVDIFTESVALQNRHGVPSRMITPEEAQKISPLINTDGLLAASWSPQDGKATPESVVMGYAAAARRHGARIVRHCAVTDIESTGGTIAAVVTERGRIATGTVVCAAGAWSAEIGAMVGVNIPVVPVRRQIAFTEPLSELPESSPSLTIDFPSNFYFHPEGKGLLLGWSDPNEPAGFNLEFELEDWLMGLGAIAETRVPAVLDYGISTGWAGLYEVTPDRNQIIDRSTEVDGLLIATGYSGHGFLMGPATGEIVRDLYHGREPGYDISSFALGRFAQSSIGAGETNIV, from the coding sequence ATGAGCAAGGAACTTCCCGGGCAAGCGTCCGTCGTCGTGATCGGCGGCGGCGTCATCGGCGCCAGTATCGCGTTCCACCTCGCCGAATCCGGGGTCTCCGATGTCGTCCTGCTGGAAAAGGACGAGTTGGCCTGCGGTTCGACGTGCAAGGCCGCCGGCGGTGTTCGCGCCTCCTTCAGCAACGAGGCCAACATCGCGATCGGTCTGCGCGGCCTCGAGGTGTATTCGCGGTTCGCGCAGGAGTACCACCAAGAGATCGACTTCAGTCGCGACGGCTACCTCTATCTCCTCTCGGACCAGGAGAACGTCGACATCTTCACCGAAAGCGTTGCACTGCAGAACCGGCACGGCGTTCCGAGCCGCATGATTACCCCCGAGGAAGCGCAGAAGATCTCACCGCTCATCAATACCGACGGACTCCTCGCCGCCTCCTGGTCACCGCAAGACGGCAAGGCCACCCCGGAATCGGTGGTGATGGGGTACGCCGCGGCCGCCCGCCGCCACGGTGCCCGCATCGTCCGGCACTGCGCGGTCACCGACATCGAGAGCACGGGCGGCACCATTGCCGCCGTCGTCACCGAACGCGGACGTATCGCGACGGGCACCGTGGTCTGCGCCGCCGGAGCGTGGTCGGCGGAGATCGGCGCCATGGTCGGGGTGAACATCCCGGTCGTTCCCGTCCGCCGGCAGATCGCGTTCACCGAGCCGCTCTCCGAGCTACCCGAATCCTCACCGTCGCTGACCATCGACTTCCCGTCGAACTTCTACTTCCACCCGGAAGGCAAAGGCCTGCTCCTGGGCTGGTCCGACCCGAATGAGCCCGCGGGATTCAATCTCGAGTTCGAACTCGAGGACTGGCTGATGGGACTCGGCGCGATCGCCGAGACCCGGGTGCCGGCTGTTCTGGACTACGGCATCAGTACCGGGTGGGCCGGACTCTACGAGGTCACCCCCGACCGCAATCAGATCATCGACCGTTCCACCGAGGTCGACGGCCTGCTCATCGCGACCGGCTACTCCGGCCACGGCTTCCTGATGGGACCGGCGACCGGCGAGATCGTGCGCGATCTCTACCACGGCAGGGAGCCCGGCTACGACATCAGCTCGTTCGCCCTGGGCCGCTTTGCTCAGAGCAGTATCGGCGCGGGCGAGACGAACATCGTCTGA
- a CDS encoding ANTAR domain-containing protein, translating into MLNSEISNPVRSTRSFLDRRRGPSDRELVTTAKAVLITRRGYSDAQAFDELLDVARRHHLSVQGAARCLIDLTSNTGHLTSRRPVTFPEWEGLRGQPSGHHRRPSQRMDSLQGRHHPHLATQIRP; encoded by the coding sequence ATGTTGAATTCAGAGATCTCGAACCCCGTGCGGTCCACCCGGAGCTTCCTCGACCGGCGACGAGGGCCGTCGGACCGTGAACTCGTGACCACCGCGAAGGCGGTCCTGATCACCAGACGCGGGTACAGCGATGCCCAGGCCTTCGACGAACTACTCGACGTGGCGCGCCGACACCACCTCTCCGTACAGGGCGCTGCCCGATGCCTGATCGATCTCACCAGCAACACCGGTCACCTCACGAGTCGCAGGCCGGTCACGTTTCCCGAGTGGGAAGGACTCCGGGGGCAGCCTTCCGGGCACCACCGTCGTCCGTCGCAGCGAATGGACAGTTTGCAGGGACGCCACCACCCTCACCTCGCGACACAGATTCGACCGTGA
- a CDS encoding WhiB family transcriptional regulator yields MSTPVTTLQRHDTELWQWRLSARCHEEDVEIFFPADAERRNARFEREDLAKEFCRGCAVVEECLAYALDTGQQHGVWGATTPGERLARLDR; encoded by the coding sequence ATGTCGACACCGGTGACGACGTTGCAGCGTCACGACACAGAGCTGTGGCAGTGGCGATTGTCTGCGCGGTGCCATGAAGAAGACGTGGAGATCTTCTTCCCGGCCGACGCCGAACGCAGGAACGCGCGCTTCGAGCGGGAAGATCTCGCCAAGGAGTTCTGCCGCGGCTGCGCGGTGGTGGAGGAATGCCTCGCGTATGCCCTCGACACCGGCCAACAGCACGGAGTCTGGGGAGCAACGACGCCGGGTGAACGACTGGCACGTCTGGACCGCTGA
- the uvrA gene encoding excinuclease ABC subunit UvrA: MPTPDPGPPAEPSPAREFAGIEVFDASEHNLAHVDVFIPRDCIVAFTGVSGSGKSSLAFGTIYAEAQRRFLESVTPYARRLMDQVGAPRVGDITGLPPAVALQQARGHTSARSSVGTLTHISNVLRMLFSRAGTYPPDAAELDSNAFSPNTPEGGCPTCHGLGRTHDVDVDALVPDPSRSIRDGAVAAWPGAWLGKNYRDILDTLGIDVDRPWSELPAHQREWILTTDEQPTVTVSPIRDPGKMVRDYQGTFSSARTYVLHTFATTKSATQRAKVSRYLLSRPCSACDGKRLRPEALAVRFAGLDIADATALPMSELATALDAAVGSRDAAADDATDRASEALVDNLLGRLRGLSELGLGYLSLGRSTTTLSPGELQRLRLATQLQSGLFGVLYVLDEPSAGLHPADTEALVAAVRRLRAAGNSVFVIEHNLDIVRAADWIVDVGPDAGEHGGRVLYSGTVDGLAETPESVTRRYLFEPREHRPEPAQPSRWIELSGITMHNLRDLTVRIPLGVLTAVTGVSGSGKSTLVSRVLTDVVAQHLGVDDEPGPDTVGDDADSTAVLADGRDTTASTVVSSHGLGHIDRLVRVDQTPIGRTPRSNLATYTGLFDVIRKLFAAHPTARERGYSPGRFSFNVTGGRCDECEGAGAITIGMLFLPEASAPCPVCAGARYNTETLEILVDGRSIADVLAMTADEAGDFLNHVPAAKKSLDMLVEVGLGYLRLGQSATTLSGGEAQRVKLASELQRIRSGHTLYVLDEPTTGLHPADVDRLMVVLRRLVAAKNTVVLVEHDMSVIAAADWMIDLGPGGGDNGGRVIASGQPVTVAATADSATAAHLGRHLAPANG; encoded by the coding sequence GTGCCCACCCCCGATCCCGGACCGCCGGCCGAACCATCACCCGCCCGGGAATTCGCGGGCATCGAAGTGTTCGATGCCAGCGAGCACAACCTCGCCCATGTCGACGTGTTCATTCCCCGGGACTGCATCGTCGCCTTCACCGGTGTGTCGGGATCGGGCAAGTCGTCGTTGGCCTTCGGCACCATCTACGCCGAAGCGCAACGACGCTTCCTCGAGTCCGTCACCCCGTACGCACGGCGCCTGATGGATCAGGTCGGAGCGCCCCGGGTGGGGGACATCACCGGACTTCCACCGGCGGTCGCGTTGCAGCAGGCCCGCGGCCACACCTCCGCCAGATCGTCGGTCGGCACACTGACCCACATCTCCAACGTGCTGCGAATGCTGTTCTCCCGGGCCGGCACCTACCCGCCGGACGCCGCCGAACTCGACTCGAACGCCTTCTCTCCCAACACACCGGAAGGAGGATGCCCGACCTGCCACGGCCTCGGCCGCACCCACGACGTCGACGTCGACGCCCTGGTCCCGGACCCGAGCCGCAGTATCCGCGACGGTGCCGTCGCCGCGTGGCCCGGTGCCTGGCTGGGAAAGAACTACCGCGACATCCTCGACACCCTCGGGATCGATGTGGACCGCCCCTGGTCGGAACTCCCTGCACACCAACGTGAGTGGATCCTCACCACCGACGAGCAGCCCACGGTCACGGTGTCACCGATCCGCGACCCGGGCAAGATGGTGCGCGACTACCAGGGAACGTTCTCGAGCGCCCGCACCTACGTCCTGCACACCTTCGCGACGACGAAGAGCGCAACCCAGAGGGCGAAGGTCTCGAGGTATCTGCTCTCCCGCCCCTGCAGCGCCTGCGACGGCAAGCGGCTGCGACCGGAGGCGCTGGCCGTGCGGTTCGCCGGCCTCGACATCGCCGACGCGACCGCACTGCCGATGTCCGAGCTGGCCACGGCCCTCGACGCCGCCGTCGGATCCCGTGACGCCGCCGCAGACGACGCCACCGATCGAGCATCGGAGGCGTTGGTGGACAACCTACTCGGACGACTCCGGGGGTTGTCCGAGCTCGGGCTGGGATACCTGAGCCTCGGCCGATCGACCACCACCCTGTCCCCGGGAGAGCTCCAGCGCCTGCGCTTGGCCACCCAGCTGCAGTCGGGCCTGTTCGGCGTGCTGTACGTCCTCGACGAACCGTCCGCGGGCCTGCACCCCGCCGACACCGAGGCGCTGGTCGCCGCTGTGCGGCGGCTTCGCGCGGCAGGCAACTCCGTCTTCGTCATCGAACACAACCTCGACATCGTCCGGGCGGCGGACTGGATCGTCGACGTCGGTCCCGATGCGGGGGAGCACGGTGGGAGGGTGCTCTACAGCGGCACGGTGGACGGTCTCGCGGAGACTCCCGAATCCGTCACCCGCCGATACCTTTTCGAACCACGGGAGCATCGCCCGGAGCCTGCACAGCCGAGCAGGTGGATCGAACTCTCCGGCATCACGATGCACAATCTGCGGGATCTGACCGTGCGGATCCCGCTCGGTGTGCTCACCGCGGTCACCGGGGTGTCCGGATCGGGCAAATCCACGCTCGTCAGCCGTGTGCTCACCGATGTCGTCGCCCAGCACCTCGGCGTCGACGACGAGCCCGGCCCCGACACAGTGGGAGACGACGCCGACTCCACGGCCGTCCTCGCCGACGGCCGCGACACCACCGCGTCGACGGTGGTGTCGTCGCACGGGCTCGGTCACATCGACCGGCTGGTGCGGGTGGACCAGACTCCGATCGGGCGGACTCCACGCTCGAATCTTGCAACCTACACCGGACTCTTCGACGTGATCCGGAAACTCTTCGCTGCCCACCCGACCGCCCGCGAACGCGGGTACAGCCCCGGCCGATTCTCGTTCAACGTCACCGGTGGCCGATGCGACGAGTGCGAGGGCGCCGGTGCGATCACCATCGGCATGCTGTTTCTCCCCGAGGCCTCCGCACCGTGCCCGGTCTGCGCCGGCGCACGCTACAACACCGAGACTCTCGAGATCCTCGTCGACGGCCGGTCGATCGCCGACGTTCTCGCGATGACCGCCGACGAGGCCGGGGACTTCCTGAACCACGTCCCGGCCGCGAAGAAGAGCCTCGACATGCTGGTAGAGGTAGGTCTCGGATATCTGCGGCTCGGCCAATCCGCCACCACGCTGTCGGGTGGGGAAGCGCAACGCGTCAAGCTGGCCAGCGAATTGCAGCGCATCCGATCCGGGCACACGCTCTACGTGCTCGACGAACCCACCACCGGATTACACCCCGCCGACGTGGACCGACTCATGGTGGTGCTGCGCCGTCTCGTCGCGGCGAAGAATACCGTCGTCCTGGTCGAACACGACATGTCGGTGATCGCCGCGGCGGACTGGATGATCGATCTCGGGCCCGGCGGCGGAGACAACGGCGGCCGCGTCATCGCCTCGGGTCAGCCGGTGACCGTCGCCGCGACGGCCGATTCCGCCACCGCCGCACACCTCGGCCGGCATCTCGCCCCGGCCAACGGGTAG
- a CDS encoding ANTAR domain-containing protein has protein sequence MIEDSTEPSLTPVPSPTRLIPRRRPDGRELLGTAKGILIAGRGCTDAQAFDELLDVARRHHLTVLGAARSLVELAAGPSPRPRRADTARFDEWEQLVAQLPPRRHAQAS, from the coding sequence ATGATCGAGGACAGCACCGAACCATCCCTCACTCCAGTACCCAGCCCGACGCGCCTGATCCCGAGGAGGCGCCCCGATGGCCGAGAACTGCTCGGCACGGCCAAGGGCATTCTGATTGCAGGCCGCGGCTGCACCGACGCCCAGGCATTCGACGAACTTCTCGACGTCGCGCGCCGCCATCACCTGACCGTCCTCGGCGCTGCCCGGAGCCTGGTCGAGCTGGCGGCCGGTCCCTCACCCCGGCCGCGTCGGGCCGACACCGCCCGATTCGACGAGTGGGAGCAGTTGGTCGCCCAACTCCCTCCCCGCCGGCACGCTCAGGCAAGTTGA
- the ykgO gene encoding type B 50S ribosomal protein L36 — MKVRASLKSLKNQPGSQVVRRRGRVYVINKQNPRFKARQG; from the coding sequence TTGAAAGTTCGTGCATCGCTCAAGTCTTTGAAGAATCAACCCGGCTCTCAGGTCGTACGCCGACGCGGACGGGTGTACGTGATCAATAAGCAGAACCCGCGCTTCAAAGCTCGCCAGGGCTGA
- a CDS encoding SDR family oxidoreductase encodes MTRGTTPVSIQREPELAGQTVVLIGGSAGIGLETARRARTEGAEVILTGRNPDKLESAAADVGARHTAAFDANDPAALRTFFEGLPTPIDHVLVTAGGPRYAPLLEMDADQVRRELSDHMVLGLEVARSAANKTRPGGTLLFMGGTGGRRIGHGLGIASAATAALPPFTAALALELAPVRVNLIAAGFVDTPLSASLLGDRLDERRNELRTKLPIGRVVGAADVAALAVHIMCNTALTGATYDIDGGQQFVF; translated from the coding sequence GTGACCAGAGGAACCACACCAGTCTCCATCCAGCGCGAACCGGAACTGGCCGGACAGACCGTCGTCCTCATCGGCGGCAGCGCAGGCATCGGGCTCGAAACAGCGCGGCGCGCCCGGACGGAGGGTGCCGAAGTAATCCTCACCGGGCGCAACCCCGACAAGCTGGAGAGCGCAGCGGCCGATGTAGGCGCGCGGCACACCGCGGCGTTCGACGCCAACGACCCGGCCGCGTTGCGGACGTTCTTCGAGGGCTTGCCGACGCCGATCGACCATGTGCTGGTGACGGCGGGCGGCCCGCGTTACGCTCCCCTGCTCGAGATGGACGCGGATCAGGTGCGCCGAGAACTCAGCGACCACATGGTGCTGGGGCTCGAGGTCGCGCGCAGTGCAGCGAACAAGACGCGGCCCGGGGGCACGCTGCTGTTCATGGGCGGCACCGGCGGCAGACGCATCGGTCACGGTCTGGGAATCGCCTCCGCCGCCACGGCCGCACTACCCCCGTTCACGGCCGCCCTCGCTCTCGAACTCGCACCGGTTCGCGTCAACCTCATCGCCGCAGGCTTCGTCGATACCCCGCTATCCGCATCGTTGCTCGGCGATCGGCTCGACGAACGGCGGAACGAGTTGCGGACGAAGCTACCGATCGGCCGGGTCGTCGGCGCTGCCGACGTCGCAGCACTCGCCGTTCACATCATGTGCAACACGGCCCTCACCGGCGCGACGTACGACATCGACGGCGGCCAGCAGTTCGTCTTCTGA
- a CDS encoding Glu/Leu/Phe/Val family dehydrogenase gives MFELIDEWGPEKVVCVSDSRTGMRGVLVIDNTARGMGKGGTRMSTTVSVGEVARLARNMTWKWAGVDLFYGGAKAGIWADPTASSKEAVLRAFVRALRNEVPEEYVFGLDVGLTEKDAAIMLDEVGGRGGAVGTPHALGGLPYDQLGVTGHGVAESADAAAQTLGLSTGSLSVSIQGFGAVGAASAKRLAELGATAVAVSTSRGGIHNPDGLDVAELLTLREQFGDALVDHYSDAKPLAAGEELSVTADILIPAALQDVIDTDLARTLPARIVVEGANLPSTPEAQAVLFDRGVTVVPDFIANAGGVVAAAVAMDARFSGIRPEPAAVFDNISNTLRASTIDTLEASKAQGRTTHEVARTTAQERVREAMVLRGRAPRNAAF, from the coding sequence ATGTTCGAACTGATCGACGAATGGGGCCCGGAGAAGGTCGTGTGCGTCTCCGACTCCCGCACCGGCATGCGCGGCGTTCTCGTCATCGACAACACCGCCCGCGGAATGGGCAAGGGCGGCACCCGCATGTCCACCACCGTCAGCGTCGGCGAGGTCGCCCGGCTGGCCCGCAACATGACCTGGAAATGGGCCGGGGTCGACCTCTTCTACGGCGGCGCCAAGGCCGGGATCTGGGCCGACCCGACCGCCTCTTCCAAGGAAGCGGTGCTGCGTGCGTTCGTCCGGGCACTGCGCAACGAGGTCCCCGAGGAGTACGTCTTCGGGCTCGACGTCGGACTGACCGAGAAGGACGCCGCGATCATGCTCGACGAGGTCGGTGGGCGCGGCGGCGCCGTGGGCACCCCACACGCGCTCGGCGGCCTCCCATACGACCAGCTCGGGGTCACCGGCCACGGAGTCGCCGAATCCGCAGACGCCGCCGCGCAAACCCTCGGCCTGTCCACCGGGTCGCTCAGCGTATCGATCCAAGGCTTCGGAGCGGTCGGAGCGGCGAGCGCGAAACGTCTCGCCGAACTGGGCGCCACCGCCGTCGCCGTCTCCACATCGCGGGGTGGCATTCACAATCCGGACGGACTCGATGTCGCCGAGCTACTCACGCTCCGTGAGCAGTTCGGGGATGCCCTGGTCGACCACTACTCCGACGCCAAGCCACTCGCCGCCGGGGAAGAACTCTCGGTGACCGCGGACATCCTGATCCCCGCCGCGTTGCAGGATGTCATCGACACCGATCTCGCCCGGACCCTGCCCGCCAGGATCGTCGTCGAAGGCGCGAACCTGCCGAGCACCCCCGAAGCGCAGGCGGTGCTGTTCGACCGCGGCGTGACCGTGGTTCCGGACTTCATCGCCAACGCCGGTGGTGTGGTCGCCGCAGCCGTGGCGATGGATGCCCGCTTCTCCGGAATCCGTCCCGAACCGGCAGCTGTGTTCGACAACATTTCGAACACGCTGCGCGCCAGCACCATCGACACCCTCGAAGCGTCGAAGGCGCAAGGCCGGACCACCCACGAGGTGGCCCGCACTACCGCCCAGGAGCGCGTGCGCGAAGCCATGGTCTTGCGCGGACGCGCTCCCCGGAACGCCGCGTTCTGA